The Bacillota bacterium region CAGAATGGAACTGCTCAGTATCAATGCCCTGCTTGGCCCTCTGACAGGGCACGCGACCCTCGCCGGTCCTACTGAGGCTGACGCCATTCTGGACCGTCTGGTGCACTCCATCTACTCTCTGAAGTGGGAGTCGATGCGGAGGGTGATCTCTGAACACGTGCCATCATGCGGAACCACTGGTCGATTTCAAGCGGAATGGGTGGATGATTTGGATCAGAATAGGTGACCGATTTCGTCGGAATACGCACACAGGTTGGGTTGCCTTACCCCAGGGGACACCTGGACCCCAGGAATACTTATATTATGAATATGAAGACTGTGTACGAAGGCTATTGCCAAGGCTACGCCAATAGCTTACAATGATACCTAACGGAGAATTATTATTATCGGGGGGGTTTTATGTGAGTACCGCAGACAATCTGATGGCTGCCTTCGCAGGGGAATCCCAGGCAAACCGCAAGTACCTGGCCTTTGCCAAAAAGGCCGAGGCTGAGGGCTATAGGAACGTCTCCCGCGTATTCCGTGCCATAGCTGAGGCCGAGACCATTCACGCTCTCAAGCACCTGGAGGTCGCCGGCAAGGTGGGCAGCACCCTTGAGAACCTCGCCACAGCCATGGAGGGTGAGCACTACGAGTTCACCACCATGTACCCGGAGTTCATCGAGGCCGCCAGGGCAGAAAACCAGGAGAAAGCCCTTAAGACCTTTGAGTTGGCCAACGAAGCGGAGAAGGTTCACGGCCGGACCTACCAGGAACTCAGAGCCCGTGTAGAGCAAGGCAAGGATATGGAGGATAGTGAGGTCAGCCTGTGCCCGGTGTGCGGGTGGGTAGGTACCGGAGCCGCGCCCGAGAGGTGCCCCATCTGCGGTGCCCAGGCCAAGATCTTTCAGAAGTACTAGGCAACAGAGCAAAGGGCTGGCGAGGCACACGTGGCACATGCCCACGTGTGCCTTACTCTGCCCGCTTGACACCGGCGGGCACCCGGAGGATTCACCGGTCCTCAGGCGAACTATGAAGGGGACCCCAGATCACACGGACCACTAAGATACCCTGGTGAGAGGGGTGGATCTCTTGCCGCTGGCCGCCATGGCCGTGACCCTCCAGCAGATAGCCGACGCGCTGGCCGCCGTCTTGCAGGTGCAGGTGGACATCGTTGATGGGGACCTCACCAGGATCGCCAAGGCTGGCGCTGCCCCTGACAGGGTGGGAGTGGAGCCCCGCTCAGGCCAGTCCTACCGGTACGTGCTGGCCCACGGGGAACCACTCTTCATCGATGAGCCTCGTTCCCACGGAGTATGCCTGCGGTGCAAGGAGAGGGATGCCTGCAGGGCCACGGCTGAGATAGTGTGGCCCATTCGCCGCGGCCCAGCGGTGGTAGGATGCATCGGCCTTGTGGCCGTGAACGAGCGGGAGCGTCACCGGCTCCTGGACCAGGTTGAGGGACTCACCAGGTTCACCGAGAGGATATCGGACCTCATAACTGCCAAGGTTTCAGAAATGGAGAACTCCCGGGCCCTGGCGTCCCTGGCCTCGAAGCTGGAGAACATCCTTCACTCCGTTTCCGATGGGATCATGGCTATCCAGGCAGACCGCCGCATCATCAGTATCAACCCGGCAGCCTGCCGGATACTGGGGGTAACAGACCCGTCAGTCCTGGATGGCTCCATATTCGGGAAGACCATCCAGGGCGACCAGGTAGTGCGGTGCCTGGACCTGCAGGAAGACCTGGAGGATGAACCCGTGGACTTCACCATTAGGGGCACCACACTGCACTGTGCGGGAACCGTCAAGGCCATCAAGTCGCCAGATGGATACGGGGGAGTAGTCTGCGTGTTCAGGACCCTGGAGGCCGTTGACCGCCTAGCCGTTAGGGTACACGGGAAGGATACCATCTATACCTTCGATGACATACTGGGAAGGAGCCCCCAGCTCGCCGCTGCGAAGGAGCGGGCAATGAAGGTAGCCAGGAGCAACGCCACCGTGCTTCTCCTGGGTGATACAGGGACAGGCAAGGAGATATTCGCCCGGGCCATACACTCGGCCAGCCCCAGGGCAGGCAAACCCTTTGTCCCCGTCAACTCGGGGGGGATCCCCGACACCCTCCTGGAGAGCGAGCTCTTCGGCTACGCTGAAGGGGCCTTCACCGGTGCCCGGAAGGGCGGGAAGCCCGGGAAGTTCGAGCTGGCTGCAGGGGGCACCCTTTTCCTGGACGAGATCGGAGACATGCCCCTGCACATGCAGGTGAAACTCCTCAGGGTACTGGAGCACCGGGTGCTGGAACGCCTGGGCGGCACCCAGCCCGTCCCAGTTGATGTAAGGATCATTGCCGCGACCAACCGGGACCTTCTTGACCTGGCGCAACGAGGGAAGTTCAGGAGCGACCTCTACTACCGGCTAAATGTCATGCCCGTCAAGATCCCCTCGCTGAGGGAACGCCCCGAGGACATCGAGTTCCTTGCCAACCACTTCCTAAGGGTCTATACAGCCCTATATCACCGGGAGATCAGATCCATCAGCCCGGAGACCATGAGCATTCTCCGTTCCTACCAGTGGCCTGGCAACGTGCGGGAGCTCCAGAACACTGTGGAGTACGCGGTGAACGTAGAAGGCTCCCACTCCATACTCCCAGGGAGTCTCACCAGCGATGTGCTCCACGGGAGCGCCATAGACCCACCCAGTGCCGTTAAGAGCATTAGCGACGTGGAGGCGGAAAGCATCCGTCAAGCCCTGGAAACCTTCGGCTACCACACCGAGGGCAAACGCATGGCTGCGCGCGCCCTCGGCATTCACCTGAGCACCCTCTACCGCCGGCTCAAGCACCTGGATTTGGAAAAGCCCTGAGCCCTAGAAACAGGCGTGCTCCGTCCGGGTTATGATCTCGTCCTGCAGTGCCTTGCTCAGGTCACAGAAGTAGTCGCTGTACCCCGCTACCCTGACGATAAGGTCCCTGTACTTCTCCGGTTCCGCCTGCGCCGCCCGGAGGGTTGCCGCATTCACCACGTTGAACTGTATGTGGTGCCCGTCCAGGCGGAAATATGCCCTTATGAGGTGGGCGAGTTTCTGGAGTCCCGTATCGCCCTGGAGTATGGCAGGGGTGAACTTCAGGTTCAGCAGTGTTCCCCCTGTGCGTATGTGGTCCATCTTGCTGGCCGACCGGAGCACCGCTGTGGGGCCGTGGCGGTCAGCCCCCTGGACCGGGGAGATGCCCTCCGAGTGGGGCTGCCAGGCCCGCCTGCCATCGGGAAGGGCCCCTGTCACCGAGCCGAAGTAGACGTGGCAGGTGGTGGGCAGCATGTTTATCCTGTACACGCCGCCCTTGGTGTTCCTGCGGCCTGTGACCTCATCGTGATATGAATTGAACACCTCAACCATGATGCTGTCGGCGTAGTCATCATCGTTCCCGTACTTGGGCGTGTCCTCCAGCAGGGCATGCCGGAGGTCTTCGTACCCCTCGAAGTCCGCCTCCAGCGCCTTCAACAGGGATACCCAGGGGATGTCGCCCTGGTCGAACACGTGGTGCTTTATGGCGGCAAGACTGTCAGTGATGGTGCCCAAGCCCACCCCCTGGATGTAGTTGGTATTGTATCGAGGGCCCCCATCGTTGTAATCCCGGCCCTTCTTTATGCAGTCATCGATGATGACGGATAGGAAGGGCGCGGGCATCTGGGTAGCATAAAGGCGTTCAATAATGCTGCTGCCCCTGACCTTGATATCTATGAAGAACTTCAGCTGCCGGCGGAAGGCATCCAGCACCTCTTCAAATGACCCCATCTTCCGGGGATCCCCGGTCTCCAGGCCTATCCTCCTCCCCGTCCTGGGGTCATTTCCGCCATTGAGGGTGATCTCGAGGACCTTGGGCAGGTTGAAATAGCCTGTGAGGATGTAGGCCTCTTTCCCAAAGGCCCCGGTCTCAACACAGCCGCTGGTGCCCCCGTTCCTGGCATCCTGTACTGACTTGCCCTGGAGGATCATCTCCTCAACCACTGCATCTGCGTTGAACACCGACGGCTGCCCCCAGCCCTTGCGGATGATCTCGCATGCCCTCAGGAGGAACCGGTCGGGGTTCATCTTGCTCAGCTGTATGTTGGAGCTGGGCTGCAGTAGCCGCATCTCGTCAATGACATCCAGCACGAGAAAGGTCACATCGTTGACCCCGTCAGAGCCGTCAGGCCTCAGGCCCCCGGAGTTGATGTTGGCGAAGTCCGTGTAGGTCCCGCTCTCCGCCGCCGTCACACCAACCTTTGGGGGAGCCGGCTGGTTGTTGAACTTCACCCAGAAGCACTGCAGGAGTTCCCGGGCAGACTCCGGGGTCAGGTCTCCACTGGTGATGCCCCTCTGGTAGAAGTCGTTCAGGTGCTGGTCCAGCCTCCCCGGGTTGAAGGCATCCCAGGTGTTCAGCTCAGTCACTACCCCAAGGTGCACAAACCAGTAGGCCTGGAGCGCCTCCCAGAAGTCCCTGGGGGCATTGGCGGGCACATGCCGGCACACCCTGGCTATCTGCCCAAGTTCCCGGCGGCGGCTGGGGTCTGTTTCGTCCCGGGCCATCTCCTCAGCTTTTTCCGCATGTCGCTGGGCAAACCTTATAATGGCGCCGGCACAGATCCTCATGGCTTCCAGTTGCTTCTGCTTGGCATAGGCATCCGGGTCACTAGCGTAGTCAAGGCCTTCCAGCGCCTCGTCTATCTCGCGCTGGAAGTCCAGGAACCCCTTTTTGTATATCTTATCATCCAGGACGGTGTGGCCCGGTGCCCGCTGCTCCATGAACTCCGTGAAGATGCCTGCCTCGTAGGCGTCCTTCCACTCGGCGGACATCTCCCGGAAGATGATGTCCCGCATGGAGCGTCCCCTCCAGGAGGGGATTATCTCCTCCTGGTAAACCCTCCTTGACTCTTCACTTACCAAGAAGGCTATCTTCTCCCTGCGGTTGATGATGTCCAGGTCCTCCAGGCTATGACAGCACAGCTCCGGGAAGGTAGGCGTGCCCTTGGGACCTGGCCCCCTCTCGCCCACGATGAGTTCCCCTGGACCTATGTAGATGGCCTTGTTCTCCATGAGGTGCTTGAAGGCTAGGGCACGCTGGATTGGGGGAAACGGTTCGTGGTTTTGCCTGTAAAACTCAGTGATGAGCTCCGCCCTCTCCGTGGACAGCCAGGGCTCGGCGTCGATACTCTCCTGCCTGAGCCGGGCAACGCGTTCGTTCACGGTATCAACCTCCTATATGGCACACTAATCCGTAGTCCGCCAGCACCCCGCGGCTCGCCTCGACCTGGCTTTCTCCCGGAGGCTTGGCATCAACAAGGTATGTCTTGCTCAACCTGGCGTGCTTGTCAACCCCTATCTCGTGGTAGGGGAGAAGATGGACACAGGGCACCCGCTTGAGGCTAAAGACGAACTCAGCTGTCTTCCTGAGGTTCTCCTCAT contains the following coding sequences:
- the hypD gene encoding trans-4-hydroxy-L-proline dehydratase, with protein sequence MNERVARLRQESIDAEPWLSTERAELITEFYRQNHEPFPPIQRALAFKHLMENKAIYIGPGELIVGERGPGPKGTPTFPELCCHSLEDLDIINRREKIAFLVSEESRRVYQEEIIPSWRGRSMRDIIFREMSAEWKDAYEAGIFTEFMEQRAPGHTVLDDKIYKKGFLDFQREIDEALEGLDYASDPDAYAKQKQLEAMRICAGAIIRFAQRHAEKAEEMARDETDPSRRRELGQIARVCRHVPANAPRDFWEALQAYWFVHLGVVTELNTWDAFNPGRLDQHLNDFYQRGITSGDLTPESARELLQCFWVKFNNQPAPPKVGVTAAESGTYTDFANINSGGLRPDGSDGVNDVTFLVLDVIDEMRLLQPSSNIQLSKMNPDRFLLRACEIIRKGWGQPSVFNADAVVEEMILQGKSVQDARNGGTSGCVETGAFGKEAYILTGYFNLPKVLEITLNGGNDPRTGRRIGLETGDPRKMGSFEEVLDAFRRQLKFFIDIKVRGSSIIERLYATQMPAPFLSVIIDDCIKKGRDYNDGGPRYNTNYIQGVGLGTITDSLAAIKHHVFDQGDIPWVSLLKALEADFEGYEDLRHALLEDTPKYGNDDDYADSIMVEVFNSYHDEVTGRRNTKGGVYRINMLPTTCHVYFGSVTGALPDGRRAWQPHSEGISPVQGADRHGPTAVLRSASKMDHIRTGGTLLNLKFTPAILQGDTGLQKLAHLIRAYFRLDGHHIQFNVVNAATLRAAQAEPEKYRDLIVRVAGYSDYFCDLSKALQDEIITRTEHACF
- a CDS encoding rubrerythrin family protein, with protein sequence MSTADNLMAAFAGESQANRKYLAFAKKAEAEGYRNVSRVFRAIAEAETIHALKHLEVAGKVGSTLENLATAMEGEHYEFTTMYPEFIEAARAENQEKALKTFELANEAEKVHGRTYQELRARVEQGKDMEDSEVSLCPVCGWVGTGAAPERCPICGAQAKIFQKY
- a CDS encoding sigma 54-interacting transcriptional regulator; its protein translation is MDLLPLAAMAVTLQQIADALAAVLQVQVDIVDGDLTRIAKAGAAPDRVGVEPRSGQSYRYVLAHGEPLFIDEPRSHGVCLRCKERDACRATAEIVWPIRRGPAVVGCIGLVAVNERERHRLLDQVEGLTRFTERISDLITAKVSEMENSRALASLASKLENILHSVSDGIMAIQADRRIISINPAACRILGVTDPSVLDGSIFGKTIQGDQVVRCLDLQEDLEDEPVDFTIRGTTLHCAGTVKAIKSPDGYGGVVCVFRTLEAVDRLAVRVHGKDTIYTFDDILGRSPQLAAAKERAMKVARSNATVLLLGDTGTGKEIFARAIHSASPRAGKPFVPVNSGGIPDTLLESELFGYAEGAFTGARKGGKPGKFELAAGGTLFLDEIGDMPLHMQVKLLRVLEHRVLERLGGTQPVPVDVRIIAATNRDLLDLAQRGKFRSDLYYRLNVMPVKIPSLRERPEDIEFLANHFLRVYTALYHREIRSISPETMSILRSYQWPGNVRELQNTVEYAVNVEGSHSILPGSLTSDVLHGSAIDPPSAVKSISDVEAESIRQALETFGYHTEGKRMAARALGIHLSTLYRRLKHLDLEKP